The following nucleotide sequence is from Zea mays cultivar B73 chromosome 1, Zm-B73-REFERENCE-NAM-5.0, whole genome shotgun sequence.
TGACGCATGCATGTAGTTTATAGACTCGTCTCTTCCTCTCTGCTTGTCTTTTTTTCGTAGGCTGCATCATGCATATATATGGGGGGCCGGAAAGCGTGTGTGGTCTCTAACATCTAATTTGTGTGTGTTAATTACTTTAGCTAAAAATAATTAAGAGTTGCGCTAGCCGACAGATCGATTCGATGCTGCGTTTAATTTGCAGATGCACTTGGTCTGACGGAGTCGTGAAGTTGATAGATGATAGTAGTCTGTCTTTTTTAAAACGAAAGAGCGAGGCTAGTGATCTGATTAAGAGATGCAACATATATATGCATGTATACAAATAAAAAGACCTAGCTAGCTAGTTCCAAGCTTTTAGCTAGGTTTCAAACTCCAAACGCAACTGCACCTTACTCGTGTTTTTTGTCAGTTGTGCCCTTTCAGTACTATAGAACAGAAGGACACATCAGCTGAGCAAAAAACACGATTAAGGGTATAGATGAGCACACCACCAAAACTAAGACCACCAATTTAAAAACCCATTTTTTTAATTGTTGCTGCCACCGAGAGTGTATTAGTATTGTTTATGATGAATAATTCTACATGGAAAATTATACATAGAGAGAATTAAGATAGCATTTGTTTTCCACATGCATGCATATGTGTATATATATTGTTGGAGCAGCAGACAGCGCACTGCTTATGAATTAGGTACACtgaatgcattgcattgcatgcaCACCTCGCTCCAAAACCACAATTAATACGTGTCCGATCGATCAGGAGCAGGAGCAATTATATAACAAATTAAGCTAAGAAGTACGTACATATACGATCGAGGCATACAATTATGCATGTAGTGTAGTATATATGAGCTACGATCGAGTTCAGATGTTGATCTTTCCGATGAGGGGGATGCCGATGGCGGTGACGATGAGGGTGGAGGGCACGCCGAAGACGATGTGGTTCCAGAAGGTGAGGTCGTAGGCGTTGCGCTGCGCCCGTCGAGCCTGCTCGCACACGATCAGGTTCGCCGCCGATCCCAGCAGCGACAGGTTGCCCGCCACCGTGCTCACCCACGCCAGCAGCAGCCACGACCGCACCACAGCCGCCGGCGAGATCAGGGCCGCCGCCGAGGCCACCTCGCCGCCCATAAGAAGCACtgcatatatatatgtttatgatgATTAATTAATTAGCTCAGCTCAGGTGCTCAGCAGTCAGCATAGCCGCATAGGGTTAGTTATTACACACAGGGACGGGGGTTACCTGTTGGCACGTTTGACGCGAGGTTGGACAGCAGCAGGATGATGACAGAGAGCACGGATATGCCGCCCACGCTGTTGACCTTGGAGTATGGCGCCATGAAGTTCCATATGGCCGCCGGCAGCCCCGTCTTGTTGAAGCCGCTGACGGTGATGAACATGCCGGAGAAGAAGACGAGCAGCGAGTAGGAGACGGTGTTGAGGCACGGCTCGGCGTCGCGGAAGTCCACGACCACCAGGGCGATGGCGGTGGTGATGGCCGTCCACGACATGTTGAGCCCCACCATGTAGGCGATCACCATGCCCACCGTCACCACGTAGGCGAAACTCTTGATGAACAGCTTCCGCCGCTGCTCCGTGCACTGCATGAACCAGGGGTGCTTGGTGGAGATGTTCTCCGTCATCAGCGGCGACATGTACCCGTTGCTGCCgcccagctgctgctgctgctgcttgggGCTCGgctcgacgacgacgacggccccCTCCTCGACGGCCTCCATCCGCTTGCCGTCCAGGTCcatgccgctgccgctgccgtctaggtccttccagtacatgcagaggagCATGACCATGTTGACGGCCATGCCGGCGAGCATGGCGGGCAGGATGCCGAGCAGGAACTTGGGGAAGGAGATCTTGCTGTTGAAGGCGATCACCAGGTTCTGCGGGTTGCCGATGGGCGTGGCGCTGGAGCCGATGTTGGCGCTGGAGGCCAGCGCCAGCAGGAAGGGCTTGGCGGGGAGGTTGCGCTCGGCGGCGAGCTCCAGCACGAACTCGGTGAGCACGACGCAGCAGGTGTCGTTGGTGAAGAGCGCGCTGGCCAGCGCCGTGACGACGCAGACGCGGCACAGCAGGTCGCGGCCGCCCTGGCTCCGCCACGCCAGCAGCGTGCCCAGGTGCTTGAACATGCCGGCGTTCTTGAGGTAACTGCCCACCACCATGGTGGCAAAGAGGAGGCCCAGGATGGGGAGGTCCACGGACGCGTACGCGTCGTCGGGGCTGATCACGTGGAACACGATCATCAGGACGGCGCTGAGCAGGGCGCCCGCCGTGCGGCCGATGGGCATGAAGGGCACGGACGGGAACACGGCCAGCACCCAGAACACACAGAAGGCGATGGAGCCCAGCACCACCTTGGCCACAGAAGCAAGAGCCATGATCGATCGATAGTCACTGCAGTGGCACAAGTGTAGTATGCAGCTAGCTCAGCAGCTCCGATCGATAGATATCCTATTCTCTTCTCGCAAACAACTGAACTGATGAGCTAGCTGCTTCAGACTGCAGGAGAGACGCcggctataaatagaggaaccAATGCAATGCAAGCTGACGCCATGCATGCATCGCTTGGTTCCAATGCAAGCACGGCCAAAGAGTACGCCAATTTTGTAGAATGAGATGTCACACCAATTCAAGCTATATCTAGCTAGGGTAAGTAATGATGACGGTTAAGTTGCTGATGCCGTCGGCCGGTAACGCTCGCAAGGATACACGCTCGGATTTTTTTAGTTGGCCCAAAATTAAAGCACCTCTTTTATCTCTACTTCTATATCTATGTCttaaatgaccttttagtcccggTTCATAATATCAATCAGTACTAAATATCTTCCAACATGTTATTTAAATACAACCCCATCCCCTATTAGCAACGAAAATTGAGACTCTTAGGTCCAAATTTCTTCATCGTCGTAGGACCTCTAGTTTCGTTTCGATTGGTAACACCAATTCGAACTATAAGGTCTACAGTAGTTTCGATTGGTGTTAAAATAAAATCGAGACTAAAGAACATTGACCCTTTCATCTTGAATTAAATGACCATTTAGTCTCGATTGGTAACATCAACCGGGACTAAATGTCCTCCGATGGATTAGTTTAAAAGAAAAGCATCACATCCAAAGATGCATATGCTGTGTAGATAAGGTGTGGAGTGAAAAGGTAAGCGGTGAGATAATACATGAGCTCTTTGGTTCGAGTCCCACGAGTCACAAGGGTggaaggtgttgggggccttcctcttccgaaggtcctcaaaaaacggCTAACTATTTGCTTTCAACATACTACTgaatattacaggagcttcgtcaTGAGAAAAGCTTCGATATAACACAAGAGGAGCGAAGCAAGTTTCGTCCAACATGTTTCATCATGCTGAAATGGGTACACAACGTGGTTTCGGCATAACGCAAAGGAAGTACAACGAAGTACGCTTCATCAAGCAGGCTTCGTCACGACGAAACGACGAGACGATGCAAGGAAAAGGTGTTACTCAAGTTATTAAATACAAATGGCGATTTTGCCCTTGTGACATCTTGTAAATTCTATGTGTAATTGttgagggcataaatgtaatagtGTATGAACCCTTActgttgcctataaatagatgaatagtatccccgtactgtttacACTGGATTGTAACTGCTCTTGCGTCAtcaccttcaaacaagccgaaggtatcaatgtaaataTAAATTCTGATAATGTTAATATGTTTATCGGGGAATAAATATATGAATGAATAATACAtctcatgtgtataaactcttatTTCTTATGGATCATGGAGACGTGTTCTTCATgatcttcgtctgaagatcattatatccgagaggaaataatgcttcgaaggacgaatgtcCTTAATGTTTGAcatttgttgccttgttcttgattcacaacatttgagaacaagtgaccaacattggcgcccaccttcgacACCAGGAACTCGAACAACCACCTTTGTCATGTCGCCAGAGAAGGCAATAGCACCAGGGGCTGCCCTTGCACCGTTGGACATCAACTAAGAAGGACTCCCTCTAAgagaggcccgaaaccagaaaagGAATGCCATTATCCCAACACCACAGGAAGAGAagctggatcaagagatcagagatcTAGAGGCTATCCACCAACAAGTAGAGAGAAGAAGGGAGAAAATGCTTTGGCTGTCTGAACtctagaagaagattgatgaagctgccgaagagatGTGTCATATCACACGAGACAATGAGCAAGGACGAAGGCCACAGCAGAGAGAGCTTCATTAGGAAAGCCCAAGTTATGATGATGTATGATATGACGATTTCaatcatggtaactttacttttgatgatgcttcccctCTAGCagtagagttgcaggctaccccatggccacctttGTACAAACCGccacaactccccatgtatgatgggcattccgaCCTGAAGCAGTTcctcatgagttacgaagcaactgtatcatcatatggtggcaacactgctgtcatggagaagtccttcgtcatggtcgtcaggagtgtggctcaaacatggtattcttctcttcggtcgGGAACAATCATGTCGTACCAGAAGCTGAGGGATATGCTAGTCACTAGTTTTTAGggttttcaaacgaagccagtgacTGCTCAAACTCTATTCCAATGCACGCAGGGCCATGAGAAGTACTtgcaagcgtatgtccgaaggtttctatgtCTCAGAGCTTAGGCGCTAatggtgccaaatgagattgttattgaagccatgatcaagggacttcgaccAGACCAatagcgcagtattttgccagcaagcccccacaaactctggaaaaGCTTCtatagaagatggacgagtacatcagagccgacaatgacttctggcaaagaagggaagaagcctacagatactcggagatgaccaggggcttcggaggaagactccacccaaggcatgtcaggacgATCCATAATCCCAACTCAAGCAAAGATAGGGAAAATCATACTCAAGGGCATCAACACAGCTCCCAATCATCAGGAAcagagcaaagctccttcaggacaccagccccaagaggcagaggaggaagaagcttcggaggaagattcagcTCGCAACCAAGAGGTTGTTTTGCTTTTTCTATGGAGAAGATAAGGGGCATACAACTAGGACATGTCAAGTCatgatacagaagcaaaaggaaatagctaggGATGGATCCGGATACTTATTCGGATGTCAAAATTttgatcttctttcttcgattgtgaacaaataatatatagaatttgttatataaatttatattcttgtttttagcattgaggctactaatcttcacaaaaaaataaacattaaattcgttctatatctttttaaataattgatataaaatctgcatgtctatccgaatacggattcagatgttttttcacctttttgttgtagggagaaaataatgtacATAAAAAACTATAAAAAATTTATTTAATTACTTTATAATGttccactagtacaatttggctctatacaagtggtagactttttacatcacaggcgattcggttagaaaaccgcctgggATGTCGCAGGCTAttcaaaccgcctgtgatgtattagtatcacaagcggtttttttaggaccgcctgtggtgctctattcttttcacaaacggaccctaaTGAAAAACCGTCTATGATTGTGATTTGATTACcatattaatattttaatttttaacagaaatatgaaaatacaatttaaatgaattaatattttaattttttaacagaaatatgcaaatacaatttaaatgaattaatattttaatttttaacagaaatatgcaaatacaatttaaatgaattttaatagcacacatagataactagagagattttaaattaattggcaaccacaatgcatagtcgatcatacatgctaacaaatacaatttgattcatacaattttcatgaactaccattttt
It contains:
- the LOC100502546 gene encoding silicon transporter; this encodes MALASVAKVVLGSIAFCVFWVLAVFPSVPFMPIGRTAGALLSAVLMIVFHVISPDDAYASVDLPILGLLFATMVVGSYLKNAGMFKHLGTLLAWRSQGGRDLLCRVCVVTALASALFTNDTCCVVLTEFVLELAAERNLPAKPFLLALASSANIGSSATPIGNPQNLVIAFNSKISFPKFLLGILPAMLAGMAVNMVMLLCMYWKDLDGSGSGMDLDGKRMEAVEEGAVVVVEPSPKQQQQQLGGSNGYMSPLMTENISTKHPWFMQCTEQRRKLFIKSFAYVVTVGMVIAYMVGLNMSWTAITTAIALVVVDFRDAEPCLNTVSYSLLVFFSGMFITVSGFNKTGLPAAIWNFMAPYSKVNSVGGISVLSVIILLLSNLASNVPTVLLMGGEVASAAALISPAAVVRSWLLLAWVSTVAGNLSLLGSAANLIVCEQARRAQRNAYDLTFWNHIVFGVPSTLIVTAIGIPLIGKINI